From Solidesulfovibrio carbinoliphilus subsp. oakridgensis, the proteins below share one genomic window:
- the glgB gene encoding 1,4-alpha-glucan branching protein GlgB, with protein MTMWDAKPPRHDVSRLTEHDVYLFKQGNHFDLPDKLGSRAMAVEGEDGVHFAVWAPNAKSVSVVGDFNGWEPGRHPMAVRHDASGIYECFVPGLGKGVRYKYHISSSVADYRADKGDPYAFYWETSPNTASIVWDLDHDWQDAAWMASRQEKNGFSAPISIYEAHLGSFRRVHEDRYRSLSYLEMADSLTEHVLRAGFSHVEFLPIMEHPFFGSWGYQTLGYFAPTSRFGTPQDFMTLIDRLHQNGIGVVLDWVPSHFPTDGYGLSFFDGTHLYEHADPKKGYHPDWNCYIFNTGRYEVKAFLISSALFWLKHYHVDALRVDAVASMLYLDYSRREGEWIPNIHGGRENLDNIEFLRRLNEMVYTRFPDCETMAEESTSWPMVSRPPYLGGLGFGMKWNMGWMHDTLAYFARDPIFRKYHHSQLTFSIWYAFSENFVLPLSHDEVVYGKGSLLSKMPGDDWRRFANLRLLFGYMFGHPGKKLLFMGGEFGQWQEWNHDAEPQWELLESPPHQGIFQWVADLNRLYKAEPALYERDFKAEGFEWIDYRDAEASVLSFLRRGKSPGEMVLVALNFTPVPRESYRIGVPAPGLWTELLNSDARAYGGSGLGNAGAVMAEAIESFDHPYSLTLTLPPLAAVFLRPARK; from the coding sequence ATGACCATGTGGGACGCCAAGCCCCCCCGCCACGACGTGTCGCGCCTGACCGAGCACGACGTTTACCTGTTCAAGCAGGGCAACCATTTCGACCTGCCGGACAAGCTCGGCTCCCGGGCCATGGCCGTGGAAGGCGAGGACGGCGTCCACTTCGCGGTCTGGGCCCCCAACGCCAAGTCCGTGTCCGTGGTCGGGGATTTCAACGGCTGGGAGCCCGGCCGCCACCCCATGGCCGTGCGCCACGACGCCTCGGGCATCTACGAATGCTTCGTCCCGGGCCTCGGCAAGGGCGTGCGCTACAAATACCACATCAGTTCCAGCGTGGCCGACTACCGGGCCGACAAGGGCGACCCCTACGCCTTCTACTGGGAGACCTCGCCCAACACCGCCTCCATCGTCTGGGACCTGGACCACGACTGGCAGGACGCCGCCTGGATGGCCTCGCGCCAGGAGAAAAACGGCTTTTCCGCGCCCATTTCCATCTACGAGGCCCACCTCGGCTCATTTCGGCGCGTCCACGAGGACCGCTACCGGTCCCTGTCCTACCTGGAGATGGCCGACAGCCTCACCGAGCACGTGCTGCGGGCGGGATTTTCCCACGTGGAATTCCTGCCCATCATGGAGCACCCCTTCTTCGGCTCCTGGGGCTACCAGACGCTCGGCTACTTCGCCCCGACCAGCCGCTTCGGCACGCCCCAGGACTTCATGACGCTCATCGACCGGCTCCACCAGAACGGCATCGGCGTGGTCCTCGACTGGGTGCCCTCCCACTTCCCCACCGACGGCTACGGCCTGTCCTTTTTCGACGGCACCCACCTCTACGAGCACGCGGACCCGAAAAAGGGCTACCACCCGGACTGGAACTGCTACATCTTTAACACCGGCCGCTACGAGGTGAAGGCCTTCCTCATCTCGAGCGCCCTGTTCTGGCTCAAACACTACCACGTGGACGCCCTGCGCGTGGACGCCGTGGCCTCCATGCTCTACCTCGACTACTCCCGCCGCGAGGGCGAATGGATTCCCAATATCCACGGCGGCCGGGAAAACCTCGACAACATCGAGTTTTTGCGCCGCCTGAACGAAATGGTCTACACCCGCTTCCCGGACTGCGAGACCATGGCCGAGGAGTCCACGTCCTGGCCCATGGTGTCCCGCCCGCCCTACCTGGGCGGCCTTGGCTTCGGCATGAAGTGGAACATGGGCTGGATGCACGACACCCTGGCCTACTTCGCCCGCGACCCCATCTTTCGCAAATACCACCACAGCCAGCTGACGTTCAGCATCTGGTACGCCTTTTCCGAGAACTTCGTCCTGCCGCTGTCCCACGACGAGGTGGTCTACGGCAAAGGCAGCCTGCTCTCGAAGATGCCGGGCGACGACTGGCGGCGGTTTGCCAACCTGCGCCTCCTTTTCGGCTACATGTTCGGCCACCCGGGCAAGAAGCTCCTGTTCATGGGCGGCGAGTTCGGCCAGTGGCAGGAGTGGAACCACGACGCCGAACCCCAGTGGGAACTGCTCGAATCTCCGCCGCACCAGGGCATTTTCCAGTGGGTGGCCGACCTGAACCGGCTTTACAAGGCCGAACCGGCCCTCTACGAACGCGACTTCAAGGCCGAAGGCTTCGAGTGGATCGACTACCGCGACGCCGAGGCCAGCGTCCTGTCCTTTCTGCGGCGCGGCAAAAGCCCCGGCGAGATGGTGCTCGTGGCCCTCAATTTCACCCCCGTGCCGCGCGAAAGCTACCGCATCGGCGTGCCGGCCCCGGGCCTGTGGACCGAGCTCTTGAACAGCGACGCCCGGGCCTACGGCGGCTCGGGCCTCGGCAACGCCGGGGCCGTCATGGCCGAGGCCATCGAAAGCTTCGACCACCCCTACTCCCTGACCCTGACCCTGCCGCCGCTCGCCGCCGTCTTCCTGCGCCCGGCGCGAAAGTAA
- a CDS encoding HAD family hydrolase, which yields MTPSRLPPEAVVFDFDGTLAELVLDFTAMKNVVAASAAAYLRTVPPPDGLPALEYAERLAGRIRSTSPADAGRFLAAAAEGIRNMETEAAKSARLFPETRAALASLTRRGIGVGIITRNCRAAVDVVFPDARQFAGVILARDEARHVKPDPRHLLDALRVLGATPERSLMAGDHPMDLATGKAAGSLTAGVASGRVTLEELARHGPDYLAADVAALVAML from the coding sequence GTGACACCATCCCGACTCCCCCCTGAGGCCGTGGTCTTCGACTTCGACGGCACCCTGGCCGAACTGGTCCTCGATTTCACGGCCATGAAAAACGTCGTGGCCGCCTCGGCCGCCGCCTATTTGAGAACCGTGCCCCCGCCGGACGGCCTGCCGGCCCTCGAATACGCCGAACGGCTCGCCGGCCGCATCCGCAGCACCTCACCGGCCGACGCCGGCCGTTTTCTGGCCGCAGCAGCCGAGGGCATCCGAAACATGGAGACCGAGGCCGCCAAAAGCGCCCGGCTTTTTCCGGAAACACGGGCCGCCCTGGCCAGTCTCACCCGGCGGGGCATCGGCGTCGGCATCATCACCCGCAACTGCCGGGCCGCCGTGGATGTCGTCTTTCCCGATGCCCGGCAGTTCGCCGGCGTCATCCTGGCCCGCGACGAGGCCCGCCACGTCAAGCCCGATCCGCGCCACCTCCTCGACGCCCTGCGCGTCCTTGGCGCCACGCCCGAACGGTCGCTCATGGCCGGCGACCACCCCATGGACCTGGCCACGGGCAAGGCCGCCGGCAGCCTCACCGCCGGCGTGGCCAGCGGCCGGGTGACGCTCGAGGAACTGGCCCGGCACGGGCCGGACTACCTGGCCGCCGACGTGGCCGCGCTGGTGGCGATGCTATAA
- a CDS encoding MBL fold metallo-hydrolase codes for MELTVLVDNNTLTDRYLLGEPGLALFLRDQDHCTLFDCGYSGVLVANAGRLDIDLRRLDAVVLSHGHLDHTWGLSHLIAHYAGEALERRPAARPALFAHPDALAPRQADGLPIGPLLAVDALAGFFDLRLTRQPVRLTDRLVFLGEIPKKHPGDATAPIGLRQTPSGPVPDTLPDDTALAWRGRDGLVVVTGCSHAGIRNIVDHARDVTGEKRVAAVVGGLHLLHAAPDKLAAVAAFLRERGVAALYPCHCTDLAAKVALAGAIPVHEVGVGLRLAFP; via the coding sequence ATGGAACTGACCGTCCTTGTGGACAACAACACCCTGACCGACCGTTACCTTCTCGGGGAGCCAGGCCTGGCGCTCTTTTTGCGGGACCAGGACCATTGCACGCTCTTCGACTGCGGCTACAGCGGCGTGCTCGTCGCCAACGCCGGCCGGCTGGACATCGACTTGCGCCGGCTGGATGCCGTGGTGCTGTCCCACGGCCACCTGGACCATACCTGGGGCCTCTCCCATCTGATCGCCCACTACGCCGGAGAGGCCCTGGAAAGACGCCCCGCCGCCCGGCCGGCGCTTTTCGCCCACCCCGACGCCCTGGCCCCGCGCCAGGCCGACGGCCTGCCCATCGGCCCGCTTTTGGCCGTGGACGCCCTGGCCGGCTTTTTCGACCTGCGCCTGACCCGCCAGCCCGTCCGCCTGACCGACCGCCTCGTCTTTCTCGGCGAGATCCCGAAGAAACATCCCGGCGACGCCACGGCGCCCATCGGCCTGCGCCAGACCCCGTCCGGACCGGTGCCGGACACCCTGCCCGACGACACGGCCCTGGCCTGGCGCGGCCGGGACGGCCTCGTCGTCGTCACGGGCTGTTCCCACGCCGGCATCCGCAACATCGTGGACCACGCCCGGGACGTGACGGGCGAGAAGCGGGTGGCCGCCGTGGTCGGCGGGCTCCACCTCCTTCACGCCGCCCCGGACAAGCTGGCGGCGGTGGCGGCGTTCCTGCGCGAAAGGGGCGTGGCCGCGCTCTACCCCTGCCACTGCACCGACCTGGCCGCCAAGGTGGCCCTGGCCGGGGCGATCCCGGTCCACGAGGTCGGCGTCGGCCTCCGCCTCGCTTTTCCGTAG
- a CDS encoding SH3 domain-containing protein, translated as MKMRLVTVLAMGLLLAMLAVGCSVSVDLTPPPPAGYVRVVGADTVNVRTCPAPSCEVRTVAYRGQAVRVYEYQNGWARIVVVDSGAPGWIDARYLRRP; from the coding sequence ATGAAAATGAGACTGGTCACTGTGCTTGCGATGGGATTGCTCCTGGCCATGTTGGCCGTTGGCTGCAGCGTTTCGGTCGATCTGACACCGCCGCCGCCGGCTGGGTACGTGCGGGTGGTTGGCGCCGACACGGTCAATGTCCGGACCTGCCCCGCCCCCTCGTGCGAAGTGCGCACGGTGGCGTACCGTGGACAGGCGGTCCGGGTCTATGAATACCAGAACGGCTGGGCCCGCATCGTGGTGGTGGATTCCGGCGCTCCGGGCTGGATCGACGCCCGCTACCTGCGCCGGCCGTAG
- the malQ gene encoding 4-alpha-glucanotransferase produces the protein MQRRASGVLLHVTSLPSRFGIGDFGPGARQFAQFLTQAAQSYWQILPLTPTSTYIGNSPYSSDSAFAVNPLLISPEQMVTDGWLDAADIESGYVQENPAVADYEGAEIYKDKLLRLAFERGRERLAGDPRFQSFCHDEVSWLDDYALFKAIKRRRGGAGWADWPAELRDRRADALDYVRQHETDEIEYIRFVQHLAVSQWRGLRRHLRENDIQVIGDMPIYVTEDSADVWANPKLFKLGPDKRPLLVAGVPPDYFSETGQRWGNPVYDWPVHEKTGFDWWLRRMGHNMELYDIIRLDHFRGFEAYWEIEAHEETAVRGRWVEAPGLALFKAMQRRFPSLPIIAENLGVITAEVRELMATFGFPGMKILQFAFGAEIAENRDAPHNYDRNQVAYTGTHDNNTTLGWARADEAGEDGKKALYAYLGREVTPEETPWELIRLVMASRAATAVTPMQDLLCLGEGARMNMPSVAKGNWSWRAVPDQFDHGLADRLRAMTEIFGRNH, from the coding sequence ATGCAACGCAGAGCCAGCGGCGTGCTTTTGCACGTCACCTCGCTTCCCTCCCGGTTCGGCATCGGCGACTTTGGCCCCGGGGCCAGGCAATTCGCCCAATTCCTGACCCAGGCGGCCCAGTCCTACTGGCAGATCCTGCCGCTGACCCCGACCTCGACCTATATCGGCAACTCGCCTTACAGCAGCGATTCGGCCTTTGCCGTCAATCCGCTTCTCATAAGCCCCGAGCAGATGGTGACGGACGGCTGGCTCGACGCGGCCGACATCGAGTCCGGCTACGTCCAGGAAAACCCGGCCGTGGCCGACTACGAGGGCGCGGAGATCTACAAGGACAAGCTGTTGCGCCTGGCCTTCGAACGGGGCCGGGAACGGCTGGCCGGGGACCCCCGGTTCCAGTCGTTTTGCCATGACGAGGTCTCCTGGCTGGACGACTACGCCCTTTTCAAGGCCATCAAGCGCCGGCGCGGCGGCGCGGGCTGGGCCGACTGGCCGGCCGAACTGCGCGACCGCCGGGCCGATGCCCTGGATTACGTCCGCCAGCACGAGACCGACGAAATCGAGTACATCCGCTTCGTCCAGCATCTGGCCGTGTCCCAGTGGCGGGGGCTGCGCCGGCACCTGCGGGAAAACGACATCCAGGTCATCGGCGACATGCCCATCTACGTCACCGAGGACAGCGCCGACGTCTGGGCCAACCCCAAGCTCTTCAAGCTCGGCCCGGACAAGCGCCCGCTGCTCGTGGCCGGCGTGCCGCCCGACTATTTCAGCGAGACCGGCCAGCGCTGGGGCAACCCGGTCTATGACTGGCCGGTCCACGAGAAGACCGGCTTCGACTGGTGGCTGCGGCGCATGGGCCACAACATGGAACTCTACGACATCATCCGGCTCGACCACTTCCGGGGCTTCGAGGCCTACTGGGAGATCGAGGCCCACGAGGAGACGGCCGTGCGCGGCCGGTGGGTCGAGGCTCCGGGACTGGCCCTGTTCAAGGCCATGCAGCGCCGGTTCCCGTCCCTGCCGATCATCGCCGAGAACCTGGGCGTGATCACGGCCGAGGTCCGGGAGTTGATGGCCACCTTCGGCTTTCCCGGCATGAAGATCCTCCAGTTCGCCTTCGGGGCCGAGATCGCCGAAAACCGCGACGCGCCCCACAACTACGACCGCAACCAGGTGGCCTACACCGGCACCCACGACAACAACACCACCCTCGGCTGGGCCCGGGCCGACGAGGCCGGCGAGGACGGCAAAAAGGCGCTCTATGCCTATCTCGGCCGGGAGGTGACGCCCGAGGAGACGCCCTGGGAGCTCATCCGGCTGGTCATGGCCAGCCGGGCGGCCACGGCCGTCACGCCCATGCAGGATCTCCTGTGCCTTGGCGAGGGGGCGCGCATGAACATGCCGTCCGTGGCCAAGGGCAACTGGAGCTGGCGGGCCGTCCCGGACCAGTTCGACCACGGGCTGGCCGACCGGCTGCGGGCCATGACCGAGATCTTTGGCCGCAACCACTGA
- a CDS encoding class I SAM-dependent methyltransferase: MAATTDVSPISTDVTPDPYRSLAGLYDPATALFLAPLRRLVRDVLVRLGARRVLDLCCGTGRQTLLLRRAGLDAWGVDLSPAMLAMARRAAGPAAPPFARMDVRTLAVADGAFDATAITLALHENGEPDRLAMGRAMVRATRPGGHVLVLDYAVPAGPWPMGGLVALAERLAGAAHYRNYRDFMARKGVVGFARRLGLPVLAAHPCLAGRAALLVLAARPARPGAAARP; this comes from the coding sequence TTGGCCGCAACCACTGACGTTTCCCCGATATCCACGGACGTGACGCCCGATCCCTACCGGTCCCTGGCCGGGCTCTACGACCCGGCCACGGCCCTTTTCCTCGCCCCCCTGCGCCGGCTGGTCCGGGACGTCCTCGTCCGGCTCGGGGCGCGCCGGGTCCTCGACCTCTGCTGCGGCACGGGCCGGCAGACCCTGCTCCTTCGCCGGGCCGGCCTCGATGCCTGGGGCGTCGACCTGTCGCCGGCCATGCTGGCCATGGCCCGCCGGGCGGCGGGCCCGGCCGCCCCGCCCTTTGCCCGCATGGATGTCCGGACCCTGGCCGTGGCCGACGGGGCCTTTGACGCCACCGCCATCACCCTGGCCTTGCACGAGAACGGGGAGCCGGACCGGCTGGCCATGGGCCGGGCGATGGTCCGGGCCACCCGGCCGGGCGGGCACGTGCTGGTCCTCGACTACGCCGTCCCGGCCGGCCCCTGGCCCATGGGCGGGCTGGTGGCCCTGGCCGAGCGGCTGGCCGGGGCGGCCCACTACCGCAACTACCGGGATTTCATGGCTAGAAAAGGGGTTGTGGGGTTTGCCCGCCGGCTGGGGCTGCCGGTTCTGGCGGCGCACCCGTGTCTGGCGGGACGGGCGGCGCTGCTGGTGCTGGCGGCGCGGCCGGCCCGGCCTGGGGCTGCGGCTCGCCCGTGA